Part of the Arsenicicoccus sp. oral taxon 190 genome, GCGCGCCGGGCAGCCTGCGGTGGCTGCTCGGGCGTCGCTCGCACGTCGAGGTGGGCCCGGCACAGGGCTCAGGCCGTCACACTCGGGTCCTCACACTCAGGCCGTCACGCTCAGGCTGTCAGGGCGTGGTCGGGAGCTGGGTGTGCGGTACGGCACGGGGGTGGCGGGTCGGGTGGCCGGTCTCCGTCGGGATGGTCCCCGTGGGGATGGTCTCCGTCGGGCCGGTCCGGTGGGCCGCCGGGGTCGGGTGGCGCGGGCCGCCAGCCGCCGGGCGCGCGCACGACGTCCCAGACGACCCGGCTGCCGTCGCTGCTCACCCGCCCGGTGATGCCCTGATGGTGCACGAACCGGTGGTGCTGGGTGCACAGCAGCGCGAGGTTGGCCACGTCGGTGGGGCCACCGTCGGCCCAGTGGACGATGTGGTGGGCCTGGGTCCACGATGCCGGGGCGCTGCACCGGGGGAAGCTGCAACCCTGGTCCCGCACCTGCAGCGCCCGCCGCTGCCGCAGCGTGGCGAGACGGGTGCTGCGGCCGACGTCGAGGGGCTGGCCGAGGTGGTCGACCCACACGGGGGTGACCTCCGCGGAGCAGGTCAGCTCGCGGGCCACGACCGGTGAGAGCACGGTCCCGAGGTCGTCCGTGGACGCGGTGGGCAGGGGACAGTCGCAGGGCTCGCCGGAGATGCCCCGCCACAGGCCGAAGGCGTCCTTGGCCCGGTGGGGGCAGGGGAGCCGCAACGCATCCATCGGCAGCACCAGCGAGGCGCGGCAGGTGGCGCCCATGGGTCCGGTGGCGCCGGTGTCGGCGGCGCGCTGGGTGAGGGTCAGGAGTGCGTCCAGCCGCCGCTGGCCCGCCGTGCGCTCGTCGCGCACCACCTCGCCGGTCGCCTCGTCGGTGCTTGACCGTGGGGCGCAGAACGCCGTGATCGCCGCGTGCAGGGCCACCTTGTCCGCGTCACCGAGGAGGCCGTGGAAGGACCACAGCCCGTCGGACGTCCGGCTGAAGGTGGACAGTCCGCGCCGCGCCTCCTGGTGGTCGCGGCAGCGCTGGTCGTCCGAGGTCGTGCCGTAGCGCGCCAGCATGCTCACCCGGAAGGCGTGCAGCTGCTGGTAGGCGTCGTCCTGCCGCGCGAGATGCGCCACCCCGCGGGCGATGTCGTCGTGGAAGGCCGGGTCCGTCGCCCCGCACAGCTCGGCCCGCAGCCGGGCGGCGAGGGAGGCGTCGGCCGGCGTGACCGACCCGTCGAGCAGCCCGGACCGCAGCTCCGCGAGGGCCGGCTCGGCGGTGTCCTCGAGGGCGCGGCGGATGGCGTTGGCGTCCTTGCGGGTCAGGCCGGTGTCGTGGTCGCAGAGCCAGTGGGCGGTGGTCGCCGAGCCGGAGTCCCACAGGACACCTCGCGACTTCGCCTCGGCGGCGCACGCGGTGACGAGGCCTCGCGCCAGCGCGAGCGCAGCGCCCGCCTGGGCGGCCAGCTCCCCGAGGTCGCCGGACTGCACGTGCACCACTCCCGTCGTCAGGGTGCCGAGCGTCGCGACGAGGCCGCTGAGGGCCTGCCGCGCGTCGTCCACCTCGACGAAGTTCATGGTCTGATTCTATGGATCAGGGGATCGAAACACCAGACCTATTCACCCCGATGCGAGGACCGTGACCCGACGGGTTCGGGCGACCCCGGAGAGCACGCGGCACACGGTCTGGCACGACGGGGTCCGGGAGTCAAGAAGGCGCAGAAACAACCCGTTCCCCGGATCACCAACTAGGATCTAGGGCGTGAGCGTCGCCATCCGTGTCATCCCGTGCCTCGACGTCGACGCCGGCCGCGTCGTCAAGGGGGTCAACTTCGACAACCTGCGCGACGCGGGCGACCCCGTCGAGCTCGCCCAGACGTATGGCGACCAGGGGGCCGACGAGCTCACCTTCCTCGACGTCACGGCGAGCTCCGGCAACCGGGAGACGACCTACGAGATGGTGCGTCACTGCGCGGAGCAGGTGTTCATCCCGCTGACCGTCGGCGGGGGAGTGCGCACCCCGGAGGACGTGGACCGGCTGCTGCGGGCCGGCGCCGACAAGGTGGGGGTCAACACCGCCGCGATCGCGCGCCCGGAGGTGATCAGCGAGATCGCCGACAGGTTCGGCAACCAGGTGCTCGTGCTCTCCGCGGACGTGCGCCGCCGACGCGACGAGCAGGGCGTGGCCACAGGGGGATTCGAGGTGACCACGCACGGCGGTCGCCGCGGCACCGGCATCGACGCTGTCGAGTGGTGCGCCCGCGCCGAGCGGCTGGGGGCGGGGGAGATCCTGCTCAACTCCATGGACGCCGACGGCACCAAGGACGGCTTCGACCTCGAGCTGATCCGGCTCGTGCGCCGGGAGGTCACGGTGCCGCTGATCGCGTCCGGGGGAGCCGGCGCGCTCGAGCAGTTCGCGCCCGCCGTCGAGGCCGGTGCCGACGCCGTGCTGGCCGCCAGCGTCTTCCACTACCGCGAGCTGACGATCGGCCAGGTCAAGGCGGCCCTGCGCGACGCCGGGCACGAGGTGCGCTGACGGGCCGGGTCCGACCGGCCGGGCCCGCAGCCCCGCGTCACAGCCCCAGCGAGGTCCTGCGGAAGGCCTCCTCGGCCTGCGGCGAGCCCTCGACCCGCACGTCGGCCGCCTCCGTGCGCCCGGACAGGTAGAGCAGCAGCTCGCCGGGGCGCCCCGTGAGCAGCACCCCCCCGTCGGCGCCCGCCTTGCGCAGCACCTGCTCGCCGTGCCCCGGGGCGTCGACGGTCACCCCGACGCGGCAGCGGCGCAGCAGCAGCCGGCCCATGGTGGCGACGAGCCGCCACAGCGCACTCTCCAGCTCGGGCGTCATCGGCACGTGCGCCGGCGGCTGCTGGGCGCGCAGCACGTCCTCGTGGTGCAGGTAGAACTCCGCCAGGTTGACCCGGGCGTCCACGGCCGGGATCCGGGTGAGCGCGTATGCCGGGGGGCCGAACCGCACCAGGTCGACGAGCTCGGGCCAGGGGCGGGCGGCATACGACTGCTGCACCCGCTCGGTGTAGCCGGCCAGCGGCTTGACCATGATGCCGGCGGCGGCGTCGGGACGGCGGTCGCGCGTGGCGAGGTGGGCGGCGAGGTCGCGCGTCGTCCATCCCTCGGCGAGGGTGGGGGCGTCGGGGCCGACCCGGTCGAAGAGGTCGGACAGGGCCTGGCGCTGGGCGTGGGCGAGCGAGGTCATGAGCCCATCCTGGCACCCGAAGCGTTCGCCGGGGCGGGTGAGGTGTGCTGCACTCGATCCATGCGTGCCCTCACCGAGCCGGAGATCCGTGCGGCCTTCGTCAATGCCTCTCGCCGGGAGGCCGCGCAGGCGGTGCTGCCGGACCTGGACGCGATGGAGTGGTCGGCCCTCGAGGTGCTCGGGTGGCGCGACCCGAAGCGGCCGCTGCTCGCCTACGTCGTGCTCGTGGGCGACGTCGGCGACGAGGACGACGAGGGGGCGGCCCGGGCGGTCCTGCTGCGCCCCGCCGCGGAGTCCGCCGGCGCGCCCCGGCGCCGCAAGGTCTGCTCCTGGTGCCAGGACATCACCGAGACCGAGGACGTGACCATGTATGTCGCCCGCCGCGCCGGCGCCGCAGGCCGCGCGGGCAGCACCGTCGGGACGCTGATCTGCACCGACTTCTCGTGCTCGCGCAACGTGCGCCGCGCGCCCACCCCGATGGAGGTGGGCGCGGCGTCGGCGCAGGACCGGGCCTGGTGGACCCAGCAGCGGGTCGACGAGCTGCGGCTGCGTTCCCTGGCCTTCCTCGGGCACGTGCTGGCGGGGGACGAGGGCTGATCCGAGCACGCCTGAGACGGCGGGACCCAGCACCCCGGTGGCCTTGGCACAATGACCCGGTGACCCCCGACGACGGCATACGGCCTCCCGCCCTGGACCCGAGCATCGCGAGCCGCCTCAAGCGCGACGACCACGGACTGGTCGCGGCGGTGGTGCAGCAGCACGACACCGGCGATGTGCTCATGGTCGGTTGGATGGACGACGAGGCGCTGCGTCGGACCCTCACCGAGGGGCGGGTGACGTTCTGGAGCCGCAGCCGGCAGGAGTACTGGCGCAAGGGCGACACCTCCGGCCACGCGCAGTGGGTCAAGGGCGTCGCGATCGACTGCGACGGCGATGCCCTGCTGGTGCGCGTCGACCAGGTCGGCGCGGCCTGCCACACCGGGGAGCGCACCTGCTTCTTCACGGACCTGGCTGCGGTAGAAGGGAGCCCGCAGTGAGCGAGCACATCCCCGAGCTGGGCTTCGGGGTCACCTGGCCCGGCCTGGACACCTTCCGCGAGCTCGCCAGGGACCGGCGGGTCATCCCGGTCGTGCGGCGGCTGCTGGCGGACGCCGAGACCCCTGTCTCGGTCTACCGCAAGCTCGCCCAGGACCGCCCCGGGACCTTCCTCTTCGAGTCCGCCGAGCACGGCGGCGTGTGGTCGCGCTACTCGATCGTCGGCGCCCGCAGCCTCGCCACCCTCACCGAGCGCGACGGCGAGGCCACCTGGCTCGGCGAGGCGCCCGCCGGGATCCCCACGGCCGGCAACCCGGTCGAGGTGCTGCGCGACACCGTCGCCGCGCTCGGCACCACCGCGATCGAGGGCCTGCCGCCGCTGACCGGCGGCATGGTCGGCTTCGTCGGCTACGACGCGGTCCGGCGCTGGGAGCGGGTCCCCGACCACGCCGAGGACCTGCTGCAGCTGCCCGAGCTCGCGATGATGCTCGCCACCGACCTGGCGGTCATCGACCACGCCGACGGCTCGATCCTGCTGGTCGCCAACGCCATCAACATCGACGACACCGACGAGCGGGTCGACGAGGCGCACGCCGATGCCGTCGCCCGCCTTGACCAGATGGTGCGCGACCTCGGCGCCCCTGCCCCCTCCACCGTCGCCGTGGTCGAGCCGCGGACGCCGGAGGCCACCAGCACCATGACCCCCGAGGACTTCCGGGCCATGGTCGAGGAGGGCAAGGAGGCGATCCGCGCCGGCGAGGTCTTCCAGGTCGTGCTGGCGCAGCGCTGGAGCGTGCCCTGCCCCGCCGACGCCCTCGACGTCTACCGCGTGCTGCGGGCCTCCAACCCCAGCCCCTACATGTACCTCCTGCGCTGCCCCGACCCCGACGGCGGCAGCTACGACATCGTCGGGTCCAGCCCGGAGGCGCTGGTCAAGGTCACGGGCCGCCGCGTCATCACCCACCCCATCGCCGGGTCCCGGCCCCGCGGCGCCACCCCCGAGGAGGACGTCGCCCTCGAGAAGGACCTGCTCGCCGACCCCAAGGAACGCTCCGAGCACGTCATGCTCGTCGACCTGTCCCGCAACGACCTGCAGCGCGTCTGCGACGCCGGGACCGTCGACACGGTGGAGTTCATGACGATCCGGCGATACAGCCACATCATGCACATCGAGAGCACCGTGGTGGGT contains:
- a CDS encoding FBP domain-containing protein, encoding MRALTEPEIRAAFVNASRREAAQAVLPDLDAMEWSALEVLGWRDPKRPLLAYVVLVGDVGDEDDEGAARAVLLRPAAESAGAPRRRKVCSWCQDITETEDVTMYVARRAGAAGRAGSTVGTLICTDFSCSRNVRRAPTPMEVGAASAQDRAWWTQQRVDELRLRSLAFLGHVLAGDEG
- the hisI gene encoding phosphoribosyl-AMP cyclohydrolase; its protein translation is MTPDDGIRPPALDPSIASRLKRDDHGLVAAVVQQHDTGDVLMVGWMDDEALRRTLTEGRVTFWSRSRQEYWRKGDTSGHAQWVKGVAIDCDGDALLVRVDQVGAACHTGERTCFFTDLAAVEGSPQ
- the hisF gene encoding imidazole glycerol phosphate synthase subunit HisF, with amino-acid sequence MSVAIRVIPCLDVDAGRVVKGVNFDNLRDAGDPVELAQTYGDQGADELTFLDVTASSGNRETTYEMVRHCAEQVFIPLTVGGGVRTPEDVDRLLRAGADKVGVNTAAIARPEVISEIADRFGNQVLVLSADVRRRRDEQGVATGGFEVTTHGGRRGTGIDAVEWCARAERLGAGEILLNSMDADGTKDGFDLELIRLVRREVTVPLIASGGAGALEQFAPAVEAGADAVLAASVFHYRELTIGQVKAALRDAGHEVR
- a CDS encoding TIGR03085 family metal-binding protein, with the protein product MTSLAHAQRQALSDLFDRVGPDAPTLAEGWTTRDLAAHLATRDRRPDAAAGIMVKPLAGYTERVQQSYAARPWPELVDLVRFGPPAYALTRIPAVDARVNLAEFYLHHEDVLRAQQPPAHVPMTPELESALWRLVATMGRLLLRRCRVGVTVDAPGHGEQVLRKAGADGGVLLTGRPGELLLYLSGRTEAADVRVEGSPQAEEAFRRTSLGL
- a CDS encoding anthranilate synthase component I produces the protein MSEHIPELGFGVTWPGLDTFRELARDRRVIPVVRRLLADAETPVSVYRKLAQDRPGTFLFESAEHGGVWSRYSIVGARSLATLTERDGEATWLGEAPAGIPTAGNPVEVLRDTVAALGTTAIEGLPPLTGGMVGFVGYDAVRRWERVPDHAEDLLQLPELAMMLATDLAVIDHADGSILLVANAINIDDTDERVDEAHADAVARLDQMVRDLGAPAPSTVAVVEPRTPEATSTMTPEDFRAMVEEGKEAIRAGEVFQVVLAQRWSVPCPADALDVYRVLRASNPSPYMYLLRCPDPDGGSYDIVGSSPEALVKVTGRRVITHPIAGSRPRGATPEEDVALEKDLLADPKERSEHVMLVDLSRNDLQRVCDAGTVDTVEFMTIRRYSHIMHIESTVVGHLRDGRSAYDVLAATFPAGTLSGAPKPRALSLIDELEPSRRGLYGGVVGYLDFHGDLDMAIAIRTALIRDGVAHVQAGGGIVADSVPELELQESRNKAAAALRAVAAASGLRAP
- a CDS encoding HNH endonuclease signature motif containing protein translates to MNFVEVDDARQALSGLVATLGTLTTGVVHVQSGDLGELAAQAGAALALARGLVTACAAEAKSRGVLWDSGSATTAHWLCDHDTGLTRKDANAIRRALEDTAEPALAELRSGLLDGSVTPADASLAARLRAELCGATDPAFHDDIARGVAHLARQDDAYQQLHAFRVSMLARYGTTSDDQRCRDHQEARRGLSTFSRTSDGLWSFHGLLGDADKVALHAAITAFCAPRSSTDEATGEVVRDERTAGQRRLDALLTLTQRAADTGATGPMGATCRASLVLPMDALRLPCPHRAKDAFGLWRGISGEPCDCPLPTASTDDLGTVLSPVVARELTCSAEVTPVWVDHLGQPLDVGRSTRLATLRQRRALQVRDQGCSFPRCSAPASWTQAHHIVHWADGGPTDVANLALLCTQHHRFVHHQGITGRVSSDGSRVVWDVVRAPGGWRPAPPDPGGPPDRPDGDHPHGDHPDGDRPPDPPPPCRTAHPAPDHALTA